A segment of the Takifugu flavidus isolate HTHZ2018 chromosome 7, ASM371156v2, whole genome shotgun sequence genome:
ACCTGGCAGGCTTATTGTGGTTCTTCTGGTGTTCAAACTCATCTCGAGTTCTGGGCCGGACCACGTCCTCCGAATGGGGCTGAAAACCAACAGAAATTCATTGTTCCCAAAATTATGGTTCCATTCCCACAGTggaaaaacacttttatgtgaGGTCAAAGATGGCACAAACATTTCACCCTGAAGCACACATTAAATAACCTCCGCTTGTGGAAAATTACCCTGTAGTCTCCCTCGTGCCGCCTCCTCTCCATCGCTATCTTCTCCATGGCGGCCCTCTCTCTGTCCCGCTCCCGCTCCTTCTCCCGTTCTCTGACCTTTTTGTACTCCTTTTTCTCCTGTTCCATTATCAGCCGGGCGATTTCCTGCCCGAGAGACCAGAACATCCACCAACTTCTGTTTTACCGAGCAACACGATCAGTGCGTTTGTCTTTCATTCACGTGTCCTGGCAATCACAACCacacatgttaaaaaaaaaataaaaaaaaaatgacataacTAAAAGGTCAAAGTAGTTTTTTTGCACGCTGAGACAGGAACGGTCCAGTTTGGAGCCTGCTCAACACTGAGGGTAAACAACTGAAAAGTCATTTAAGTGGGCAGACGTCAGGAAATGAAAGGATATAAAAGGGGACCAGACGGAGCTAGTTATGCTCCCAGACTTGGTGTCCACTCACCTCATCCTGGGCCACTTGGGCTGCGCGCTCGTGCAACTTGCTGGCCTGGAATCACAAGAAAAGAAGCCGTCACAGTTCGCCCActatgaaaaaataaatgcacaCTTTAAAAGTTGCTGCATGTTTAGTTCGGATGCTCTTTTATCTGAGTTGTGCCCGAGCGTGACTGTTCAACCGTGCTGACATGCTCGGGTGGTAAACAAACAACAGATGGTGCGTCTCCTCACTTTGATTTCCTCCTCCTGTATTTTTCTGGCCACCTCCAAGTCCTTGAGCTCCTGGTCGGTCAGATCTAGCTTTTTCATCCCCCTGGTGGTCTCATCCAGCCCAAACTCCGACTTTGACACCACCGCTCCACTTCCCCGGTGAACTATGCGACCTGCAGGCGTTTatgtgcaggaaaaacacagattACATTTGCAACTGAGGAAACTTAACAAATCGGGTCAGAATTTAAAGCTATAATTTAGTTTGTTCTGATTTGAGCGGATGCCTGTTTAGTACGAAACTGATTCACACGATCAAACAATGCTCTGACTGATAGAAGAGGGCACCTTAAAGGGCTGCAGAGGATCATTTTCAAAGCGCTGAAGCCCTCAATGAATGCCAAAATTTCTTTAAGACCCAAAAAGGAAACCAAAAACAGCCCGTTCAAGGAGTGAACTGCAGCAGTCGGAGCGACGAGCGGTGTCAGCAGACAAAGCAAGAGCGAGCGCCTCCCACAGCAGAAGCAGATTCGATTCCCACAATCAGCATCAGAAATCAGCGTTGGCAACAACAGGCTATTATTTGTCATTAGTGCTCTTTCAGATCAACCCGCCACCTGAGGTTTCCACAGCAACAAACACCTCcagcacaccacacacaacccTGCTGCGGAGCCCGGAGATGGGCTCTTGGTGGTACCTGCATCATTGtcggggtgtgtgtgactgcgtttcctgctgctgccctcccCCTGTTGAGTGTCCCGCACCTCTCTGGtggcctctctctcttcttcaaaCACCTCTTCAGGGCTGGGGTGGACTCTTTGCCGGCCCCGGgtgcttctctccctctcgccatcgtctccttcctcttcccatGATGCCCTGGCCTCCCTCGATGAGCTACTGCTGTGCCTGTAGTCCTCAAGTTCTCTCTCCCTGCTCCTGGTTCTTGCTcggtccctctctctgtctttctgtctctgtctgtccccgCTGTGTCTTCTCTCTCGGGGTCTTTCCCCATCCCTTCCAGGCTCTCTTGCCTGCCTGTGATTCTGCTCCCTGTCCCGCCGCTGTTCTTTTGCCAGGTATCGCTCCCACTCCAGGTCTCGCCCCCTCTCTTGCTTATACTCCCTGTCCCAGCCCTTGTCTCTCTCTCGGGGGCTCTGCGGTGGAGGTGGTCTGACTggcttctctttcctcctcacgACCTTCTCTGCATCCTCATCCCAGTGGCTTCTGGATCTGCCACTTTCTGCGGGCTCATAATTTTGGTACCTGTCCCCACGCTTGCCTCTAGAGGTTAGCAACTGCTCCGAGTATGGATCTCCATGACTGCTCCACCCTCCTTCGTCCAGCAGATGGTGCTCATGATTTCTGGAGCGACTGTGGGGGGGTGCAGGTTCTTGTCTGGGGTGCCTGCTCCGTTTGGGCTCTTTTGAGTGATTGTCCTGAGGGTAATCATAGAGCGAGCTGCTTGGAGCATCCTGTTGACCTGGGGAGGTCGACCTGTGACGGATGTGTTTGTCCAAGTCCAGGGGTCCTCTTGCAGCTGAAGAGGGAAGAGGTGAAGCAGCGACGGCAGCAGGTGGACAGATAGATGAAGAATAAGGTTTATAAGTGCATAAAAGGTGCAGGGTCAGATGGTTAGTAAACATGGAATAAAATCGTTTTTGTGAGGATGGACATGgtcaaaagagaaaacaaacacgcgccACCAAGAGATTAGTGGAACCAAAAACACGAAAAAGGCCCTTTGCGGATCAGCATCTGGTAGCGCAGAGCTCCAACCTCTTCAACGATTGTACTTTTATTCAATACCAAACAATGAGCATCAACACCCCTGTGGAGTTTTGTCAGGCACACCCTCATTTACTCAAAcaagtggagagagagagagagagagagagagagagagagaggagagggagggaaagagagggagagacagagagaggggagagagaaggcagagagagagggagagagggagggagggaggaagaggggggatgAGTGATATGTGTATGTTTTTGCACGCCAGCTGGTTTTATGAGGATGTCAATGAGCAGAGTTTAATAACTGCTCCATCAGTTAAGTGTCATGTGTGAAGTCACTCTTTCACTCTGGCAGCTACTTAAATCATGCAGACGTCAGAACCCTGAACCACTGTAACAGCCACATGAGCAGCCCTCATTTACGGCTTCTAAAGCTACACTGTTAAACATTCGCTAATGCTGCATTAGCATTGTTCCTCTGTTCTCAAACGCGCCATCGTGGCAGCATTTGTTCCCGTGGACAACCATAGAACCATAGAACCAATTTTGTCCTCAACATCATCAACAAACCAAGAATTTCAGCAAGAATGTACATTTCAGTCCATTTGCACAATCTGACTGACAAAGTGTCAACTTGCATAAGTCAACAAGGTAAATCACAAGAGTACCGTGGGGGAACCTGCTGGCCTGAGATTGGCTGAAGCTCAGACTCAAGCTCAGCTCAAAGGAATTCACTGATCTAACCGGACTTTGTTGACATTCAAAGGCTGGGaacagcagatgagcgggagcaCAGGTGCTGCCCAGAGAGGGTAGATATTTAACTAAAGCCTGcatgcagatgctgctgcatcAAACTGTAGAGTTGCAGGAGTGTAGAACTTCTACTGTGCAGTGGGGACCTGCACATATAccacatgaaaacaaacatttggaaGATAGGGTAGCACCATCCATGGGTGTAGAGGAAGGCACAGGGCGCAGGTGATCTATGCAGTAATGACAGCGAGACAGCTTCTCAGTCATGTTTTGGGTCAACGTTGCCATCCTGAGGGAAATGGGTCAAAGCTATAGAATCTGCGTCTGAGGAACGCACGTCGTTTCAAGAAGATCTGCAGCAAACAACCCATGATACATTAAATctgttgaacacacacacccacacccacactaTTCCCTCACCTCCATGATCCTCAAAGTACTCCTCTTCAAAGTTTGATTCCAGCTGCTTCTGTCTCTTCCgttcctccttcatctccttctcctgcagcttacGAGCGATGGCCTACAAATCCACCAGAATCACGTtgttacacacagacacagagcgGTCTCTGACAAACACAAGTTTATTTGAAAATAGCAGAAATATGTCATCTTTgccattaaagaaaataattagtTAGcctaacaaaaaaaataaaattgggcCACTCAtttacgtgtgcgtgtgtttgagtTCCTGCTCCTTGTGATCTAGAGAGCTCAAATATGTCCACCAGGTTAAATATTTGTCAGACTCTTTGTGAAAGCCTTACAATCTTACACCTCTGCTGAACACACTGGCAAAGgcataaataaagacaaataaagacaCTGTGACCCTTTTGATCTCTTATTTACTGCATTACTATTTAAGTTAAATGATGCAATGACACAATAATACTGCAGGTCAAATCACGAATGACTAACCAGCATTGTGCTGGGAaaagtcaggtgtgtgtgtttgtgtgcgtctgtgtgtcttACAGcatctttctcttcctgctgtcgCTGTTGCTCGGCCTGTCGGACCAGTTGCTCCTGTATTTCCTTTGCAATCTCATTATCTTGGCGCTCACTGATGGTCATATAGGACGGAGTGTTGGTGCATACATGGAGGACATAAGAAAGATTGATTAGAGTTGCATAATTGTCTAATAGCTGCAGGATTGGTCACGTTTTACTGCCAATGTTTGGTTAtaaaaatgatgacatcatggaTTTCTGACCTTTGAAACTTGAAAATGACCCCACAGGTATGTTAGAGCGTGACACATTAGCCAGCAAAACAGAGACTGAAGCTGAAAACATTCTGAAAAAATGTAGTTTTTAGGAAGGGGGAGGATCATTTGGCCCGTTGGGATGTTGATCCAACAGCTTGCTTTGGCTCGATCACATCTTTAAACAACACGATCTTGACGACAACACCATCTGCCTCGCAGGCTGCCGTGTGAAGATTACACGTCTTTAGAGCCTCCGCACTCCAACTGGCTTCTGCTGCACCTGTACTCCTCTTAAAGTTCCAGGTTAAATCTGGCGGGCGTGAACGCCACCAACGGTGCGGCCACACAGCATCGGTGTGTGTTTAGACCGATGCCAGAGTGGgcgaatgatgatgatgagacaGTGTGGATggaagagcgagagagggagcaTCTGGTCTCTCCCTGAGGGTGCTAACCTAACTCTGGAGCTATCTGAGCTGTGTAGGATTGGAATCACTGGGCTATGAGTCAGAAAATGCATTAAATTAACCAGAGCGGAGTCTTTTTTGGCAGGTGGGGTGCAGGGTTGGACTCAAACAAGTCACTCTATAGTATAGTAGTAAACAACCTTGAACATGCCAATATTTCCCATTCTTTACCCAATATGTGGGAGCCATCTCAGTCATTAATATTGTAAACAGTAGAGTTAATTATCAGTGtagaatgtttgtgtgtgtctgacactTACAGGTCAGTGTGCTGTTTCTGGCTCTGCACTTTGGCCCAgtgatcctcctcctcctgcagtttCTTGGCCACCTGCAGGTCCTTCTGCACCAGTTTGCTCTTATTGACGTTGGACGCCAAGTGGCTCTCAACTGTGGACGCAAAAACATAGCAGCAGCTCATCAACACAACAAGAACACCGTGAGTTTAGAATATTTGAATGGATCCTGATACTTTCCTCCCTGAAAAGCAGGACTGTGGAttcagaaaagaagattaacgGTCGGGACACTGATGCTCCAGCCGAGAGTGATAAAAACAGGGCGCTCTTAGTCACTGAGAAATGACTGTTCGCAGCTGAGGTGCCGTTCCAAGGTTGCGAGATGGCACATCGCAGACCATAACAGATGATAAAGCTTGCGTGATGACGCACTCCTAGCACTTGGTGAACAAGGAGGACATCAGTCACTCCCTCAAGACAGCCTCACCTGGCCATCCATCTGGCCCGGCCTTTCGCATGAGCAGAACCGTATTACTTTTGGCAATTTACCCTGGGAAGCCTCAATATGGTTTTCTATTTCAGTCAGGAAACTGATTCAGTCACGCTGGCGATTTCATAAAAAGTCCAGGGATTTAGATTGATTTTTTCTTTAGTGGCGACAGTGATCAATTGTCATGGTTTGTGATACAGGACAAAAAATATTTATTGGCAGGTGGTTATCCACAGACACATTTTCCTTCATAAAGAGCACAAATGACCGGACCTTTTCCTCAACTTCTTCAGCTCTGAGGAGATCATGAGTTAGAGAATGGGAGGGTAGGTTAAAGAACTTGTTTTACTATTCTAGGGTGGACCAGAGAAATCTTACCCTGGAAACATGCTGACACAGCCATGAAGCAATGTTTCCAATGCCACAACTGGATGTTTTACTGCTTTAAATGTCTGACTGAAATAAAGCTGTCCCTGCACTAGCTTAATGAGAGGGTGCCATAAAATAAATCTGGTCCCGCCATCTATTGAtgtgaaatgaggaaaaaggggAAGAATCTTATGTGTTGCCCAGCACAGCCTTCTGTgacctcagaggtcaaaggCGAAACAAACATTTTACATCAAAAATGTATCATTTAAAGACAAACCGATCGATTGGCTTCCAAAGGATTAATGTCAGACACGGATAGGATGGGAAAACCTCCAAGTGTATTCAGGAATCTGTTGTCATTGATCCTTCAGATGTATCAGTTTAAAAAGTCAACCACAACAGTTCAGTCCACTAAACTGTATTGATAATGGAAACTGACCTTGTTACGTTACAACAGGAATGTTGCTGCACATTCCTGCCGCATCCATCAGTAGGATCTGTGAGGTGACGTAAGCTAGCAATCTAGCACCATTAATCACTGGAAAAATGAGTAATGTTTGAATATTGCTCTGAGCGCCACAATGCTGCAGCGCTGCCAGCTGCACATAAAAGCAGATGACACATTTTCCCCCATTTCTGGTGCCGTTGAAATCCTGTTCGTTCCTCCGAAGGAGACCCTGGACCCCAAAAGCAGTCTGTCTTTACTCCCTttcataaaatgaatgaattccTCCTGACTTAACCATGTTAACGCCACTGAGGCGGTGGTGCTGTAGTTATAGCTTTAGCTAGAGCAGAGGTCCTACGCTCACGCTGGATCACAGCCAAGAAATCACTTTGTACAATGATACGCCGACCTGCTCCACAGAGCCTCCAACATGCTTCCATTCACTCCTGAGAGTTCTGCACTTATTCACTTTGGTTGTGTTCTGAGCTCTTCTGGATGTTTGCGCCGATACCACACCGGACCTTTGAGAGGCCTTATCAGCCGACTGTCCAAATACTTTCCAGCCACTCTAAATGGTGGTGCTGGGTATAAAACGGCTGTATCACCAAACAGGACACTCTTGTTTAATCTCATGAAGCTTAAAGTCTTCATGAGAGAACATTTAATTTCACTAAAACTTTTTTAGCAAATCTGCAGCAGCCGCAGTGTTTGCAGTGCGGTTGAACCACAGTTTATGGAGCCTTGGTCGGACCTCTGACTGTGTCCTTTATCCCGTAGGAAACATTTCTCAGAGGTGAAAAGAAAGCGAGGATCGCTCTACTAGATAAACAAATTTCATTGTTCCCCATTTTGCAAACCCGGCATTAAAGAGACCTCCTGAAAGAACACAACTTGCTCAAGACGTGATGTAGACACAACAAAGATAACTAACTTGTCTGCAcctcatctgcaggaacagcaCAAATCATGAGGCAGAAGGGCGGAACGTGACCACGGGTTCAGAGAAGTGAGAGTTCTAACAGACTGCAAAAAACCCACATGTGGGCCAGCTGGATGACGAATATGTCACACTTACTCTCTTGTTCCTGAAGGGTGTAAGCCAGAGAGTGGTCCTCCAGCACAGCAAAGTCTCGAcacactgggggaaaaaaagagcaaaaacacacacagattaaacCTTAAAAAGAATGTTAAGTTCAGCCAAGCAAGAATCTAAATCTATGTCTTCATAGACCCATAAATGGAAACAGTAGCggcttttgtgttgtttgtttacaGTAAATGTGTTTCCGGTTACTTTCTGACCAAAAAGACAAGTGAAACCTGAAGATAAAGAActggaaaaagcagaaaaggctTCATAAACATGATGGAAACTGTGCGTTGGCACTTCTCCTCCACCAGATTACTCAAAAGTTCTGACATGACTCCGTTTTGGATCATTTCAAAAGTTTCACATCAAATGCCGGTGGTTTCCTGAACAGGAAAGAACTAAATAAAAAAGGCAGTTAGATCCTTTTCCCAGAATCTCAGCTCATCACAGCAAAGGATCATGGCAAGGTCATTTCATCATGTAGTCCGCATGGACTCCACTACGCAGCAGGACACTTCTCTTCAGATGAAAGATGTGTAAACAACACTAAATATAGAAGAATGCAATTACGCTGGGATTTCATCATGGAGGAATCATACTCGGCTCAGAGagaataaaaccaaagaaagatTCTGAAGGGATCAGAACGATCATGATGCAAACTGATTACAGACCTCGTCAGACTTTCAGCCTATCATCTGCCATTAAAAAGCATGTTCAAGCAACAAAAATCTGACAGAGACGGGCTTGAATATGCCGGGGACAGTAAAGGAAGCAGTGCCACATGTTCCAGCATTCCTGGTTGTATTTGGGAGAAGGGCAGGTTGGATTTCACCAGATTCTGTGTGGATGAGAACGAGATCTCTACAAAGCCGCCAACTGGCTCAGAGCGGGATGGGATCTGATTAACGCACACCCCGCTTTTTCTCCCCACCATATGTTTAATCTCCTTAACCAGAAAACTAAGATTAAGTCTGGGTGGTATACATAGCTCACATAACAGTGGATAGTTGTTAGAATGCGATCTGTGGAGGATGCCTATTAGTCTGGACAGACATGATACTGGGCTGATCATATCGATGGAAAAGATCAAACTAGATGCACATGGTTCCCTTCAAGATAAGCCCTAAACCTTATTATGACAGACGGCTGTTTTACATCAAAATATCCAAAGCTATTGGAAATGAATTGTAAAATCTGTAAGACTGATGCATAGCACCTCTAAAATGGCCCTCGTGGCACAGCTGTAATTAAATCACCACA
Coding sequences within it:
- the ccdc50a gene encoding coiled-coil domain-containing protein 50 isoform X3 is translated as MCRDFAVLEDHSLAYTLQEQEIESHLASNVNKSKLVQKDLQVAKKLQEEEDHWAKVQSQKQHTDLERQDNEIAKEIQEQLVRQAEQQRQQEEKDAAIARKLQEKEMKEERKRQKQLESNFEEEYFEDHGAARGPLDLDKHIRHRSTSPGQQDAPSSSLYDYPQDNHSKEPKRSRHPRQEPAPPHSRSRNHEHHLLDEGGWSSHGDPYSEQLLTSRGKRGDRYQNYEPAESGRSRSHWDEDAEKVVRRKEKPVRPPPPQSPRERDKGWDREYKQERGRDLEWERYLAKEQRRDREQNHRQAREPGRDGERPRERRHSGDRQRQKDRERDRARTRSRERELEDYRHSSSSSREARASWEEEGDDGERERSTRGRQRVHPSPEEVFEEEREATREVRDTQQGEGSSRKRSHTHPDNDAGRIVHRGSGAVVSKSEFGLDETTRGMKKLDLTDQELKDLEVARKIQEEEIKASKLHERAAQVAQDEEIARLIMEQEKKEYKKVREREKERERDRERAAMEKIAMERRRHEGDYRPHSEDVVRPRTRDEFEHQKNHNKPARPAQPRVHDYENVNPYGHLDHPPRAPTRPEAANKGAYYKR
- the ccdc50a gene encoding coiled-coil domain-containing protein 50 isoform X4, with amino-acid sequence MAECNVSIDKKNLPGVKEVCRDFAVLEDHSLAYTLQEQEIESHLASNVNKSKLVQKDLQVAKKLQEEEDHWAKVQSQKQHTDLERQDNEIAKEIQEQLVRQAEQQRQQEEKDAAIARKLQEKEMKEERKRQKQLESNFEEEYFEDHGGRIVHRGSGAVVSKSEFGLDETTRGMKKLDLTDQELKDLEVARKIQEEEIKASKLHERAAQVAQDEEIARLIMEQEKKEYKKVREREKERERDRERAAMEKIAMERRRHEGDYRPHSEDVVRPRTRDEFEHQKNHNKPARPAQPRVHDYENVNPYGHLDHPPRAPTRPEAANKGAYYKR
- the ccdc50a gene encoding coiled-coil domain-containing protein 50 isoform X1; this encodes MAECNVSIDKKNLPGVKEVCRDFAVLEDHSLAYTLQEQEIESHLASNVNKSKLVQKDLQVAKKLQEEEDHWAKVQSQKQHTDLERQDNEIAKEIQEQLVRQAEQQRQQEEKDAAIARKLQEKEMKEERKRQKQLESNFEEEYFEDHGAARGPLDLDKHIRHRSTSPGQQDAPSSSLYDYPQDNHSKEPKRSRHPRQEPAPPHSRSRNHEHHLLDEGGWSSHGDPYSEQLLTSRGKRGDRYQNYEPAESGRSRSHWDEDAEKVVRRKEKPVRPPPPQSPRERDKGWDREYKQERGRDLEWERYLAKEQRRDREQNHRQAREPGRDGERPRERRHSGDRQRQKDRERDRARTRSRERELEDYRHSSSSSREARASWEEEGDDGERERSTRGRQRVHPSPEEVFEEEREATREVRDTQQGEGSSRKRSHTHPDNDAGRIVHRGSGAVVSKSEFGLDETTRGMKKLDLTDQELKDLEVARKIQEEEIKASKLHERAAQVAQDEEIARLIMEQEKKEYKKVREREKERERDRERAAMEKIAMERRRHEGDYRPHSEDVVRPRTRDEFEHQKNHNKPARPAQPRVHDYENVNPYGHLDHPPRAPTRPEAANKGAYYKR